CTGGACTGGGCACAGACGCTGGGGATTCTCGGCGCGGAGCGGCTCGATGCGAGCAATTTCGAGCCATCGCTGGGAAGCGTGCTGAAGTATCCCGAGGACATCGAGCTGGCCCGCGCGTCCGCGGCTGCGATCATCAGCGCGGCTGATCCTTCGACAAGCTCAGGATGACAAAAGGGACGATCGGGACGACACGGGACGCGTCGGGATGACTCGGACGACGGAAGCATGACGGCGGATGTTGCGGCGATTGCGGGCGGGTTTGATGGCGCGTTGCGTGCGCGGGGCGTGAGCGCTGGGACGCGGCGTGCGCAGACGTTCGCGGACGTGCTGCGTGCTCTGCCGCCGGCGTCGGCGGAGGAGACGTACTGGCGCGCGCGTGCCGCGATGTTGCCTTCGATCGACGACGTCGACGGGTTCAATGCGGCGTTCCTAGAGTTCTTCGGCGCGCTCGGCGACGCAGATGCGCTGCGGCGGTTAGTGCGCAGCGTCGAGGCGCCGCCGCGCCGGCCGCCGCGCGAGCTGCCGAAGCGCGAGACGCTGCCGCCGCCGCCGTCGGACGAGCCGGCGAACGAACGGCTTGCGGAGCGCGCGCCGACGCAGTGGGTCGTCGCCTCGAACGAGCACCGGCTTACCGACAAAGCGTTCGAGGAGTTCGACGAAGCGGAGCGCGCGGCGATGCTGCGGCTGATCGCGCGCGTGCGGGTCGCCGGCGAGCTGCGGCGCTCGCGCCGGCGGCGCGCGCACGCGCACGGCGACCGCTTCGACTTCCGCGGCACGCTGCGCGGCGCGGCGCGCACGGCCGGCGAGCTGGTGCGGCGGCGCGCGACGCGGCGGCGTGAGAAGCTGCGGCCGGTCGTCTTTCTGCTCGACGTCTCCGGCTCGATGGGACCGTTCGCGCGCGCGCTCGTGCAGTACGCGTGGGTCACCGCCGTCGCGCGACCGCGCGTGCGCGCGTTCGCGTTCGCGACGCAGCTCACCGACCTCACGCCGCTGCTGAAGCGCGCGAGCGACGAGCGCCTGAT
This sequence is a window from Candidatus Eremiobacterota bacterium. Protein-coding genes within it:
- a CDS encoding VWA domain-containing protein, whose amino-acid sequence is MSAGTRRAQTFADVLRALPPASAEETYWRARAAMLPSIDDVDGFNAAFLEFFGALGDADALRRLVRSVEAPPRRPPRELPKRETLPPPPSDEPANERLAERAPTQWVVASNEHRLTDKAFEEFDEAERAAMLRLIARVRVAGELRRSRRRRAHAHGDRFDFRGTLRGAARTAGELVRRRATRRREKLRPVVFLLDVSGSMGPFARALVQYAWVTAVARPRVRAFAFATQLTDLTPLLKRASDERLMSALAESVRDYGGGTRIGAALRAFNDRFGQRGAARGG